The following are encoded in a window of Dysidea avara chromosome 4, odDysAvar1.4, whole genome shotgun sequence genomic DNA:
- the LOC136253343 gene encoding uncharacterized protein gives MSVAYRGEEASSVESSIQIGSLRRGRKPGKKNRPLEERKRQEQDPEVMHRKKLEKREKEQERCKNIKTAFRLLQEKLGLPEKALLNRIDILHYATDYIKHLSSQLADQPTIGTQQEVAMNTQEQLSPDDMVWLPYHNSYYTVQQEYDNYCCSEPIGYGYYPYQEFHMPDLRDSNGYYITPTSDTDYSYESQSLTPSVPSSSSLDDVSMWYSGSDVIEDHNYLLNWDDSSEDIDKPVFAMTDC, from the exons ATGAGCGTAGCGTATCGTGGAGAAGAGGCTAGCAGTGTCGAATCATCCATACAAATTGGCTCATTAAGAAGAGGGAGGAAGCCAGGGAAGAAGAATCGTCCGTTAGAAGAAAGAAAAAGGCAAGAGCAAGATCCTGAAGTAATGCACAGAAAAAAGCTAGAAAAAAGGGAGAAAGAACAAGAACGATGCAAGAACATCAAAACTGCTTTTCGCCTATTGCAAGAAAAGCTAGGCTTGCCGGAGAAAGCTCTGCTAAACCGAATCGACATTCTGCACTACGCCACTGATTACATCAAACATCTAA GCAGTCAACTTGCAGATCAGCCAACCATTGGCACCCAGCAAGAAGTTGCAATGAACACACAG GAGCAGTTATCTCCAGATGACATGGTGTGGTTACCTTATCATAATAGTTACTACACAGTACAACAAGAATATGACAATTACTGCTGTAGTGAGCCAATAGGATATGGATATTATCCATACCAAGAATTTCATATGCCTGATCTACGTGATAGCAATGGATACTATATTACTCCAACTTCTGATACCGATTACTCATATGAG AGTCAGAGTTTAACACCATCTGTGCCATCCAGCAGTTCATTGGATGATGTCAGCATGTGGTATAGTGGTAGTGATGTCATAGAAGACCACAACTATTTATTAAATTGGGACGATAGCTCAGAAGATATTGATAAACCTGTTTTTGCA ATGACTGATTGCTGA